The Anguilla anguilla isolate fAngAng1 chromosome 2, fAngAng1.pri, whole genome shotgun sequence genome contains the following window.
aataatataataattaagcggtaataaattgaaaaaggaaacaaggaCAATCAGTGAGAGGACTGGCGTTCCTCTGTCAGTCGCTGTTGCCGGGGGCGACGCTTTAAAAGACCAGGCAAGGCCTCTTATCTTTCTCTAGTACCCATTGGGGCTCCAGATTGGTAAAGGGTggttggtggtgttgggggtggggttgggggggaggtgtgaggaggtgggggggggtggggcggggccagggtggggtgggggggggggggcagctcctCAGAGGATGGTGCAGAAGAGCTTTTTCTCCCGGAAGGGGTTCTCGGACGCGGGCACGGGCACGATGAGGGGGTCCTCCCGTATGTGGGCGTCGCAGTACGCCATCAGGTCGGCCGCCGCCTTCGACACCTGGCAACCAgagccacacaaaaaaaaacacacaaacaaaaatattatcgGTTATTGGTTTATTCCTAGTTTGCTTCTCTaataattttgttgtggttgtaattttgttgtggttgtaattttgttgtggttgtaattttgttgtggcttgtaattttgttgtggttgtaattttgttgtggcttgttgtgttgtattgtgatgtaattttgttgtggtttgttgtgttgtattgtgatgtaattttgttgtggcttgttgtgttgtattgtgatgtaattttgttgtggtttgttgtgttgtattgtgatgtaattttgttgtggcttgttgtgttgtattgcagtgactggaaagcactttggcgcaactcctgttgtttttaaatgtgctatgcaaataaaagtgacttgaCTTGAAAGTGACTTGACTCCCCTTTCCCCATTTtttggggtggaggggcagAAGGGTAGCCCCAGTCCCACTCTGCAGCCTCCTCCGGTTCTCTGTAAATTTGGGAGGGGGTCTGGGGGCACAGGCATTCTCCTGCCACCAGTCGGCGTGCATTTTCACCCTGCACTGCACCCATACCACATGCACTTTCTCagtccattcatacagctgaatattttcgCTGAAACAACTGGAcagttttactgaaacaattctgGTTAAATACCTgtaattatctttaaaaatttgtctcaattttctttttctggaggtgatttttttggaggaaatCTTTGGGTGTGATGTCACTTATGTAACATATCCTAGGGTGTGATGTCATAAGTAAAATATCTTTGGGTCAGATGTCATAAGTAACACATCTTTCGGTCTGATGTCATGCATGTACTGTTACATCTTTGGGTGTCATATCATGTACATAACATACCTTTGGGAGTGATGTCATAAGCGGAACATATTTGGATGTGATGGCATACGTAACACATTGGGGTAAAGTGTTTTTCGTTCCCTTTGACTCAAATTCCCCAACAGTTTTTGCAACTTTCCCAAATTTTACAACGCTGTcatcaataaacaaataaataaattctttcAGAGCCGGAATCCTGAATTACTTTTTCGATCAAGATGAAAAGGAGTaataagcaacaaaaaaaaaaaaaaaaaaaaagcaactccTAACGCGCTGACGGTCTGGAGCCAGATAATTACACTGCTGGTCCCCGGGTATTCAGCCTAAGAGCAGATGGGACCTCGGCGCACGTCGCTCGTGTAATTAAAACTCTttcgatgatgatgatgatgtcaccgcGCGGGAGAACAGGGCTCCCGCCACTTCCAATAACGTCAGCGGCTTCGCGAAAGTCGCACCTTCTCAGCTCCTCCGCAAAACGCGGGGCCGTCTTCAGGGAGCCCAGAGGGGGAAAACGTGATCACTCTAACTCACCAAACACAACCCGCGCGCGCTGGCTGGCTCCCATGCGTGAGCAGGgctgtcaaactccagtcctggagggctgcagcacctgctggttttcagtgcgTTTCAGCACCGGTGATTAATCGGTGAGTCACTGATTGGcttaaagagtccacacacctttgTTCTCagggccttaattggctgcccATTGAAAGGTAAGCagaaatacctgcagacactgcagccctccaggactggggtttgACACCCATGACCTAGAGCAACTTAAATGCACAGTAACTCTGGACTGTGTGACTGTAGAGCTGCTCTATAAAGAAGGCTGATCATTGTGTGACTCAGGACTGTGTGACTGTAGAGCTGCTCCACAGAGGAGGCTGATCACAGTATGGCCACTCTGGACTGAGTGATTATAGAGCTGCTCTATAAAGGAGGCTGATCATTGCGTGATTCAGGACTGTGTGACTGTAGAGCTGCTCCACAGAGGAGGCTGATCACAGTGTAACTCTGGACTGT
Protein-coding sequences here:
- the LOC118221385 gene encoding guanine nucleotide-binding protein G(I)/G(S)/G(O) subunit gamma-4, translating into MKDGMANNNTTSISQARKAVEQLKMEACMDRIKVSKAAADLMAYCDAHIREDPLIVPVPASENPFREKKLFCTIL